In the genome of Cyclopterus lumpus isolate fCycLum1 chromosome 19, fCycLum1.pri, whole genome shotgun sequence, one region contains:
- the LOC117749059 gene encoding LOW QUALITY PROTEIN: myosin-7-like (The sequence of the model RefSeq protein was modified relative to this genomic sequence to represent the inferred CDS: inserted 3 bases in 2 codons) has product MGLLHSQNTSLLNSKKKLDADVSQLQGEVVDAIQESHNAEEKAKKAITNAAMMAEELKKEQXHLERMKKNLEVSMKDLQHRLDEAESLALKGGKKQLQKLEARVREVEAEVESEQRPAADTVKGIHKYXRQVKELTYQTEEDKKSVLRLQGLVDKLQLKDKATNTHYSDITRLAKLRKVQHELEEAQERADIAETQVNKMRTRSGEFGKRHLHVDFGLLGTLLASWGDSRDIRPPTPSPCRSVRLDAALAADRQWSVQAGGGEEPVHQFHPSSSAVRPAPEPRAPDPEPRAPSPEPRAPDPEPRAPDPEPRAPSPEPRTPSPEPRTPSPEPRAPDPEPRAPSPGLNLSLPSQSSYLFRGAECHHH; this is encoded by the exons ATGG GGCTACTGCACTCTCAG AACACCAGTCTCCTCAACTCCAAGAAGAAGCTGGATGCAGATGTGAGCCAGCTGCAGGGCGAGGTGGTGGATGCAATCCAAGAGTCTCACAATGCAGAGGAAAAAGCCAAGAAGGCAATCACCAAT GCAGCCATGATGGCAGAGGAGCTGAAGAAAGAGC GTCATctggagaggatgaagaagaaccTGGAGGTCTCCATGAAGGATCTGCAGCACCGCCTGGATGAGGCTGAGAGCCTGGCTTTGAAGGGGGGCAAGAAACAGCTCCAGAAACTGGAAGCTCGG GTGCGGGAAGTGGAGGCTGAAGTGGAGAGTGAACAGAGACCAGCTGCTGATACAGTCAAGGGAATCCATAAATA GAGGCAAGTGAAGGAACTCACCTACCAGACTGAAGAGGACAAGAAGAGTGTTTTGAGGCTGCAGGGCCTCGTGGACAAGCTGCAGCTCAAAGACAAGGCTACAAACA CTCACTACTCGGACATTACTCGGCTTGCTAAGCTGAGGAAGGTGCAGCATGAGCTGGAGGAGGCGCAGGAGCGGGCAGATATAGCTGAGACCCAGGTCAACAAGATGAGAACCAGGAGCGGAGAGTTTGGAAAGAGACACCTTCATGTTGACTTTGGTTTATTGGGAACCCTTTTGGCTTCCTGG ggagATTCGCGAGACATccgtccccccaccccctccccctgtcgCTCCGTGCGGCTTGACGCTGCTCTGGCGGCGGACAGACAGTGGAGCGTGCAggctggagggggagaagaacCTGTTCACCAGTTTCACCCAAGTTCCAGCGCGGTGAGACCAGCCCCCGAGCCCCGAGCCCCGGACCCCGAGCCCCGAGCCCCGAGCCCCGAGCCCCGAGCCCCGGACCCCGAGCCCCGAGCCCCGGACCCCGAGCCCCGAGCCCCGAGCCCCGAGCCCCGGACCCCGAGCCCCGAGCCCCGGACCCCGAGCCCCGAGCCCCGAGCCCCGGACCCCGAGCCCCGAGCCCCGAGCCCCGGACTCAACCTTTCACTTCCGTCGCAAAGTTCGTATTTGTTCAGAGGAGCGGAGTGTCATCATCACTGA
- the rsph1 gene encoding radial spoke head 1 homolog, giving the protein MSDLGSDDFDEERSKLGEYEGERNEAGERHGAGKAVLPNGEVYQGRYEYGGRHGQGTYYFKNGARYVGDYYQNKKHGRGTFYYPDGSRYEGSWVEDLRKGHGVYTYPNGDTYDGEWLDHMRHGQGLYRYTDTGSLYKGSWVNGTMESAGEYIHSNHRYRGNFVDSNPRGAGKYVFYTGCEQHGEYRQAEQWIPKCITGLTLWTPGQDASGGETESASAES; this is encoded by the exons ATGTCGGATTTGGGATCGGATGATTTTGACGAGGAGCGCAGTAAACTCGGG GAATATGAAGGGGAGCGGAACGAGGCAGGAGAGAGGCACGGAGCCGGTAAAGCCGTTCTACCCAACGGAGAGGTCTATCAGGGCCGGTACGAGTACGGCGGAAGGCACGGACAG GGGACATATTACTTCAAGAACGGGGCGAGATATGTGGGAGACTATTACCAGAACAAGAAACATGGGCGGGGCACCTTCTACTACCCTGATGGCTCTCGATATGAAG GGTCGTGGGTCGAGGACCTGAGAAAGGGTCATGGTGTCTACACTTACCCCAACGGAGACACATATGATGGAGAGTGGCTAGATCACATGAG GCATGGACAGGGCCTTTACCGCTACACAgacactggctccctgtacaaGGGCTCATGGGTAAATGGCACGATGGAGTCAGCTGGAGAGTACATCCACTCTAACCACAGATACAGAGGCAACTTTGTCGACAGTAAT CCACGCGGCGCGGGGAAGTACGTGTTCTACACCGGGTGTGAACAGCATGGTGAATACCGTCAAGCAGAGCAG TGGATTCCCAAGTGTATCACGGGGCTGACGCTGTGGACTCCAGGCCAAGACGCCTCAG GTGGGGAAACGGAAAGCGCTTCAGCAGAGAGCTGA